In the Entelurus aequoreus isolate RoL-2023_Sb linkage group LG16, RoL_Eaeq_v1.1, whole genome shotgun sequence genome, GATTGTTGgaggaccggaattgacgctgtggcgtatttgcttacatgtgagttgaaaaataaagctaacgtacAGTAGATGCACGCGGATGTCCGtctctcctctacttaacagccaaaaaaagattaaaacccctcccaaatatattacactatatacagtacaggccaaaagtttggacacaccttctcattcaatgtgttttctttattttcatgactatttacattgtagattgtcactgaaggcatcaaaactatgaatgaacacatgtggagttatgtaccgtattttccgcactataaggcgcacctaaacacctccaattttctcaaaagctgacagtgcgccttataattcggtgcgccttatatatggaccaatattgagccacaacaaacctaaacttcattttcataaagtttaggtctcgcaactacggtaaacagccgccaacttcattttccctcaTATAAGAAGAAGTTTTTCTTCTACAGTAAGCAGCCGCCgagttcattttcccccgtagaagaagaagcgcttctaacccaaaaatggctcctattaagagacacgcttacaacgcagagtttaaacttgagacgatcagtcacgcagtagaacacgagaatagagcagcagcgagagaatttaacataaacgaatcaatggtgtttaattcggacactgaagaagaattcgagggattcgtggatgaggaataacttcataaagagagctttacatgtttattttgtgtgttgtgttgtatgacattaacgtttgagcaacgttgagttattgatatattgttattgctctgcactatttggagtgttactatattgtgattgcactaacgtttgatttaccgtaacagtatcactgttttttacgtgtttattgaatcagggaaaagttcccctccactatgtggtataaatgttgcactacatgttataccttgctgttgttaaaagataaacaaaacaccacgtcactgactttacctcggggaaaataataaaacagctgtttattcattttgggagtgaacagagttgtcagaacgctggtttgtaatctattaataaagtttgactgacctatctgactgttttgttgacattcccttaagcgcagctccatctaatgtgcgccttataatccggtgcgccttatttatgaacaaagttttgaaatatgccattcattgaaggtgcgccttataatccggtgcgccttatagtgcggaaaatacggtacttaacaaaaaaaggtgaaataactgaaaacatgttttatattctagtttcttcaaaatagccaccctctgatctgattactgctttgcacactcttggcattctctcgatgagcttcaagaggtagtcacctgaaatggttttcacttcacaggtgtcatagttttgatgccttcagtgacaatctacaaggtaaatagtcatgaaaatagagaaaatgcattgaaattagggcctgtactgtacatccattcatacattgtattactttttaaaaaattcacgtAAAAAAACACCTATTTTTAAGGCGTGGTGACCatatctattttattttgtagtacgaGCGACTTCCTCCCAGTCCACTTCCTTTGTTTACACTTTATCGAAGTGTGCATGCAAGGGATGTTGGGGCCACACTGGGGCCACATGCAGGTTTACACTGGAggctgataaaaatcacattttacctgcagtgtaaacagtcagatgtaaaaaaaaaacttttaaaattgaaaaaatccgatttgggccactttggcctgcagtgtaaacgacGTGGCCTTTGTCACCCCGTTTTGTGTCCTGCCATTTAAACAGAAtgacaacaaaaaaagaaaatgccAGCATTACAGAAAGTGTGTTATTGTGTTCCAAGAAAGATGGGAAATTTCACAACATTTCAGTTTATGCAGAAAAAAGCCAACTCTTACAGATGTGTAAAAGGGGGCTTCTGATATACAACCTTAGGATCGACTCGGTGCCCCTCATTCCGCCCTGGTGCCTTTTTCTACAGCTCGGCGCTTAAAAGGCGGCGTAAAAATGTCAGCTCCTACAGTCAGCACGACGTGGAACAATGAGGTCAGTGACTCTCGCTGGCACCGCCCTACTCTCCAAAATAGCCGAGACACTCTGGCACAGTGTCGTGGAATCAAGCGTCTTTATTAATCAGCTCCTCGTGGGACAATGACAAAAAGTTGCAGCACTTCCTTCCCCAAGGCCATCAGTTAAACGTCCTCACATGTCTCAGCCTTTAGAAAGTCTGAGCTGGAGAGTTAACTTCCTCACAGTCAAAGGATGCATTAGAATAACAATGCCATTCACACGTCAGCATAAGCAAATACTGTATAAATATTGATAGATAGATATgtcaacatatatatacattaattaaatattcaacgaATACATATTTGAGGGATTGTCCACAGGTGCCGCAGTAACAAAAGCAGGGCCGGAGGCCTCCATGTAGTTTGGGAAAAGGAAAGCGAAATTATTCCAGTTTGAGCTTTTTCTGGACCATGTTCACAGGAAAATGAAGTGAGCATAAAATACCAAAGGCCGGCTTCCCCTTCCTCTCCCTGGATGTGGTCACATATATCTGACACAAAGTTGTGATACCGTGTAGTCAGGATAGGGTTTTGTTTTTGGTGCGGCGGAACTGTTTGTTATCCAACTCAAAACTATTTGACCGTGTGTGTTTAATGGCATGGTGCTGCTACCTGTTTATCAAAATGAGCATGTTGAAAGTAGTTCACTGTTTAAATCATTTCAAATTCAAACAAGAATTCTCGTAAAAAACTATTATTtagtgtaatatatttttttccctggCAGGAGTGACTGATGGAGAAGTTAATCGCAGTTTAAAGATGATCAGTCAATCAGATAATCAATCACTAAAAATCAATCACAGACATTTACAGGGTGAAAACTGTTCTGTAACATAAAGAGTACTGTAAATATTCTCTCAAAGAGTTTTAACACATTAATACATTTAGTATTGTATGATCTAATATCTATAAATATTAAATGGTGTAGGGGTTTTCTTATTATAAATAATGTCTTAGCACAAAATGAAAAACAAGAACATGAAATGTCAAAAACCAACATTTAATATATAAAGCGATTTATTAGGTCAATATGCTTTACATTTGTCCTTTGTTTGGTCATTGTGGTTCTTTCAAACAAAACTTTCTCACATGCAAACAAATTGTACAAAACACCAAACCaaaagtaaatgaaaaaaaaagagcaaaaaaaaaaaaaagagactccactaaaaaaagaaaaagacatgcAACCAACAGAAGGTCAAATTTGGCCTGACatataaatactaaaaaaaaagacTCTTCTCATAGTGCCCATTTGTACTTGTTAAATATTTACATATtcacaaatcaataaataaaagtgAGAGCATATTTCCAAATAATGCTCGTCCTCTTCATGGAGTCCTCCTCCAGTTTGTGCTTCATGCTGGAGTCTCTTTCATGATAAAGTCCTTCTTATTTGGTCCTTTCACGGCCTGCTCCCTTGTTCTATCTGCTGGTGCTGGCTTCTCACCGCGAACCTGTTGACGTGCACCGGGATGGGCACCACGATTTTGGGGTTCCTCACAGGCTCCCCCGAGCGGTTGTTGACGTTGCCGGCCTTGATGCGTTTCCACTTGGCCCTGCGGTTCTGGAACCAGATCTTGACCTGGACCTCGCTCAGCTTGAGCGCATGCGCGATCTGCGAGCGTTCGGTGAGCGAAAGGTACTTTTTGCAGTGGAACTCTTTCTCCAGTTCCAGCAGCTGCTCGCTGGTGAAAGCGGTTCGTCTCCTACGGCTCTTGCCGGCCGAggagccgccgccgccgccaccgccgccgccgGCCAGGAGCACGTCGTGGGGCCCCACCTTCATCTTGGCTTTCTGGGACAGGGCCCCGCAggtgttgccgtctgagaagctCTCGTTCTCGCTGTCCACGGAGCTGTCCTCCCGGTCACTGCATGCCGTCTCCGCGGACTTCAGGTCCAGTTTCTCCTCGTCTGAACTGTACAGTTTGGTCTCACCTAAAATATAAAGAAAAGTTGCAAAATCATGCATACAATTGTAGAAATGTTTTAAAACACTGTTTTAAtgtttaatgcgttttcttttcttttctttcttttttctttcttttattgtaactggatttgcgtatgctctgtaactggatctgtgtactgttatttgtttttattattttgagaatttcctttttcttttccttttccctttcttttattgtaactggatttgCGCATGCtctgtaactggatctgtgtactgttattttttttatttattttgagaatttcctttttcttttccttttcccTTTCTTTTTATGTAACTGGATTTGCGCATGCTCTGTAACTGGATCTGTgcactgttattttttatttttattttgagaattttcttttccttttacctttcttttatttgtaattggttttgtgtatgttttgtaaccggatctgtgtattattttgaaaaGGACCCCCGGGAAGACTAGCCTGGCGTTTGTGCgtcggctaatggggatcctcaataaacaataaacaataatgcAACTGAGAATATTACACTCATAATAAAGCTATGAGACGTGTTCAATTACATAGCAatttaaatgtcattatttttttatttttttcacaatcaggtatgtaaaaaaaaaaaaaaatcttaccggATATCGTCTGAAAACTTTCCGAGAAGTTGAGCAACTCCGATCCTTTCTCGCGGCCGTGCAGCTCCTCCGAGTGCGGGCTCTCCTGCCTCCTCGCCCCCGGGTCGCCGGCGCTGCTGCGACGCGGGCCGGGCAGCTCTTGAGGCGGGTAAAAGGTGTCCGGCGGGTCCGAGAAGCTGGGCATGGTGGTGGTGAGCGCCACCATGGACGGCACGCCTTGTCCCAGACTGGCGCAGAAGGTGTTAGTCAGGCGGCCTGCGAAGGACGCCAGGGGCGCCAGCGGAGGTATCCCGGAGGTCAGGGGCGAGTGCGCTAACGCCTGCGGGATGACCAGGGGTCTGTAGGGCATGAACATGGGGTAGCCCGTGTAGAGCAGGTGTCCCGGTCTGGGCTGGGGGGTCCCTATCAGGGAATCGATGGAAAACGCAGTCCCTTGCCCTCCTGGTCTTTGCATCTTTGCATGCAAACTAACCCCCCTATTTTGGGTTTTCttctcccccccccaaaaaaagtcacacTTTTCGGCGCAGTAGAATCCTGAGCCGCATCCCCGTGTGCGTGGAACACTTGGAAAGGTTTGAAGAGCCGCGGTCCGCGTACGTGTGTCCCTCTCACACCCCCCGTAGTCCCCCACTAACTTTGTCCCACACTGACACATAAACACGCCGCTTGCTTCTATACCGCCTTGGCAACTCCTCCCTCCGCGAGGTGCGCGCGCACCTCGCGGAGGGAGGCGGGGAGGGAGCGCGCATTGGTTATCATGTGCAAGACAAGAGGCatgaaaaaaaaggggggggggggggggggtccctgGGGGCTCATCCATCTTCCTCAAATTACGCTTCATTTCCTTATTCAGCCTCCGACTTTTTGGCTGGCCATTTCCCACTAAGCCCCCCTCCTCTTCTTTAGACCTTCCCCTTCTATCACCATCGACCACACCAAGCCAATCAGCTATTAGTAATTTTGATTGATGATTAGCAATTACTCCGGATTCAAAACAACGCCGCCTTTTGTGGCGctgcttgccccccccccccctttcgcCCCCTCCCCATTGGCATCAAGAGTCTGGAGGGGAGGAGAGGCAGATGTCAGAGATACTCCCTCCCCTCCCTCGCTCTCAGGGCCTATTCTCCGGGGCCCCCACCCGCCCCAAAACAATGTGTTTGGCCCCGGATAAAGAAGTGCTGCAACAATTGTCCCCTGGAGAGAGATACTTTGGGAAAATTAGATTCAGATAAAAGGCGTGTATATGCCGGGTCAACTGCAGCGTGGGTTTGCAACATGTTCTATAGCCGAAGTCAAATTAGGGACGGGggacggagagagagagagaggggggggcgGTTAAAGTgacttaatttgactaatttcagTTGCTAAATGACCAAAATAAtcctttaaaacaggggtgtccaaactttttccactgaaggccGCATACTGAAACATCAAAGCAagcggttggggggggggggggggggggggggtaggcattttgatatttttttattttaaaaaccaatacaatatatgtataaaaaaatatacattaaggcctccactcaggcttgatcccggggaccccaaagggttttggtccaaaaaaatatttaaaatgtgtcattattccgtattatctctagatcaacattaggtctatctgtcaatacaacgtttttaaagatttaagtcgtatgctatttttgtcaaagaaaaccctgtttttttttaatgaaaaaaacacaaaatatgcaatattttcacccaataaaatttttaagaggcatatttcagattatataataattggagccttaaaaagggcaataactcataacaccattgattcgttattattttttgagcaatgacacttaaaaacaaatcacacaaaaattattggggaaccaaaagggtcctactcattaaagtgttaaaaaataaattatacattttttttactgtttacttttaacacaataatctcgagatcaacttcagatccatctgtcaattatacattgtattgttgtttatgttttttgtttgttcgttttaggcccttctttaaaaaaagaaatacaatttaaaaaaaagctatattttttatatggcaaacacaaaatatgcaacattttccccaaaaatatctcaaagtgcaatatttaatgtgacgtaattggagccttggataggtcaataattcataataacattgattttgattcattattattttttaaagaaagaaacagcctgcatggcagctttgttattagagtaaacattgcaacattttcttgttacatttcacctgtttggtctttcataccactttttatgtttttaatttttttaatcgtattttaaaatgggccgtggggccattaaaaaatgacctgcgggccgcaaatggcccccgggccgcactttggacatcactgctttaaaacaaaaaaaacaaaaaaacaaatttctaCATCAAGCTGTGTTGTCCTTTTATCTTCAAGCGTGGGTTCAATGACAGTGGAAGGTGATGATGATGAGCTCTATTGAGTCCGAGGTGGCCCCTCGTCTGATTGCACTGAGGAGATCACCACCCTGATTATAGCAGGTGGAGGGCCAAGGCCAGTCTAATTCTCACCGCCGCATCACGTGACCTGAGCATCGTTCACTCTTGTTGTCTTTGTTTTGTGGCGTGGATTTTTTTGTGGTTGTGGCACTGTAAAACATTGCcattgtaaattcacagcaaattactggctaataattgcattactttcaTCAAATATCGTTACAGCTACTGTAACTGCAGAGTTGTGGTTTTATTTTAAACATTGCATTTtagtgtgttttatgttgcacgattgcaccaagaaaaattcctagtttgtgaacccgttctcaaacaatggcaatacaactattctgattctaATTCTAATTCtgataatgaattaaaataaagTTCAAACTAAATCCAtttgaatttacagtaatgtgttgtgATATGACAGAAGAGGACTGCGATTACGGTATTTTGCTACATAACAGTTAATTGGTGTGAAGTATAATATGTGTcataatttttacagtaatttgttgtaatgTTAAAGTCAATTTTGATTAGAGTATTTTACTCTGGAAAAAAATACTGTTAAGTGCTGTAAAATCCTGGGGATTTTTCTTACAATCTAATCCATTTCTTAGATGTTAATTTAAAGTTGCCaaacaattcccccccaaaatttgcaaccttttaaaaatgcattttcatttTTGTGTTGATGGTGTCAGTAATTGTTTTGTATTActcatttgtatttttatatttgtattgttttatttatttttttatgcctgTATTCAACTATACATATTTGACATTTTGAGCGGAATTCCATGTAGAATTTTGTTTACCGTCTGTGCATTATTAATTGAACAATCCGCACTTTCGTCAAAACACATCTTAGTTATTATTAGCGATCATTAACATTAACAAGTGAGTCAAATAGAAGACACGGTGTCCTCTTTAGACTGAAAAATAATGGATTTTAAGTCGCCCAAAATCCCGCAAATATGGCTTTGGCTCATGGAAAAATATTAATGCCTTTCTGTTATGTATCGCAAATAATTTGGTGCGATATTTAGGGCTGTTTctcgttttattttgaaatttacAGTGGGTGCTATGTCGAGGTtactgagctgtgtgagaaatttcgaGTCAATCTGACTCATGAGGTCAAACTGTTTGTGTTTAGTAACGCCACAATGTCCCAAAATAATAGTGCAGGGGTacaattttgacatttttgtgcACACAGTTCagtagtttgctcactgcagctaATTGTAATTATAGGAtacattacaaaaaatgtttaactATAAGTTTTAACTTCATTAATAACTATTTCATCAATCTCGGTTTACAAGCATACTACCACCTACTGTACAAAAGTCTGCAATGTAGAGTCCCTTAAGAGATACATTagcattttactgtgaaataacaatTAATTAAGGTGAAATATAATTGTTTACAgtcatttttttgtaatgttaaaGTCAATTTTgattacagtaatttactgtagctgtcattattgtttttgttatagctgtttagctataatctggtgcagaacatatctgtcttttaACTTAatgtctgtgcattgtcccttcaaataaagacaaacacTAAACtgtgaaaaatattgttaaatgctGTGCAGTGATGCAACAACAACCCTAAAATTGTTACGTGACCATTTAAAGTTGCCTAACAAGTtgcaacttctttttttttaatgtttaaaacaTTTAGTGTTGAACgtgtaataaaaaaaatcccttttctgtatttatttttgaGAAATACCTGAATACAGCTACAAATACTTAATGTTTTACGAACAATACCATTTTgcaaaaaaacgattttaaaaaaTGGAAGCAGAAAATAAAGTATGTtcaaatgttgtatttttccttaaAATAAGCCAAAcaaatataatatacaaaatattacAATCATTAATGGTAGGGAATTATAATGAAAACATTTCTGCACATTCATATTAAATCTACAGTAATATTAATTCTTAGTGACTCACCTGCTCCAGTCACTAACAAGTGCAGTGGTTAAAACATGATGAATATGATAGGACACTTAAAACGCCACATTCAATACTGCATCACATCTAGTACGTAGCACCCTCTTGTGGTGGAAAACCAAACCGCGTGGTAAAAGCTATAAGGGTCCTGGCCAACCACTCATCTTTGAAATACAGcatcgttgttttttttagcagcaGCAAACTCTTCATCAGTACTTTAAAAGTGATTTAGTGGACATAACCTCTGTAATCCAAGAGCAAGTAGTTCTTGAGAAAGGTGGGCAGGTCCAGGTTTGGGACCACCTTGTGTTGCCGACCCTCCAGGAAGGTCCTGAGTCTGCAGCGGACCAAGTGCTGCAGGGAACGAGGAGTCCGTTCAAGTGAGAAGATGGACTCGTAGAACTCCTTGTGCTTCTGGTTgaagaaaaaaatgcaaaatgtgcTTACCAATGCATGCaacattggggggggggggtttcagcAGGCCGcccgaaacgcgtgtgtcaggaacagatgcggaagctaatttttacaacacatttttgcattaaagtgataatatatcatattaaaGGTGTtcattacactttgcattcataatttgcttttttattttttttattttttgtgtgttttgcttgattgtaaaagatgtctatcgaggagttagtctgagaagtaaaagaggagcaacgttcattggttgttaatattcagtgttgtattgttcatagttaatattggaaatcccactttctttattttcatgtacattttgggtctcccattcagtaaaaaatggttctgtttttttgaggtggtctgtcataacgtttttagaattctatcggacattgtgacttttagtATTAGTGTTCTTGAAAAAAAGGgatccaaacacacatactgtacagcagattttaaaCAGCTAAATGTGTCCGTataatttatatacacatacacattggccccccagacacatttttctctctcaatgtgtcccccgagtcaaaaatatttgcccaggtctggtataaagCAATGGTTGATGAAACCTGCCTCAAACACCTCAGGTGATACAGCCTCGACCCAGGTGTCGTTGACTTTGAGGTGACTGTAGACGTTGAGCAGAACTTCAATGGTGCGTGGCGATTCAGCGCAGTTCTTCAGAACCTAAAAAAGTGACAAAGCAACAGGATTCATACTTTAACCGTTATCAAGACTTCCTGAGCGAGCTCTGATTCAAAAGAAATAAAGTAATTAAACACTTGTGAAATGAACAGATTGGGGCTCCCTCCAGGGGTTTAACTGGAAATTATGCAATTAGTGCTAATTAATCTCCTATTAACACTTGCCTAATTAGCAAGCAGGCATTTTGTCTGGCGCACGTGCGTGCACTCATACTTGGTAAGTCTGCCTCCTGCAGCGAGGACAATGCGTCATGTTGTGTGGTGAAATTAGAAGGATTGGGAAGTAGTCAGGTCTTGGAAATACCGTGGAAATGAACCGTCTAACTCGAGGTGTTGAAAGTGCAACGCTGGATAATTATGCAAAATTAGACATCTTGATGGATAATTGGCAACTGGCTGATCGCTTACTCGTAATTCAGGCAATCAAGGGATACTGAATCAGTTGGGTCGGATATTTTGGGAGCCTTTCCAACAAAACTGCAGTAAAATCATAATCACAATGAACTGATCCATACCACCTCCAATTATTTGTTGAACTTTCCTACCATGGGAAGCGCTCCGGGCCACACCCGGATAGAGCCGTAGTTGAGCAGGGCACGCACAACCCGCTCAGGACCATGGGCAATTTTGTAGCACACCACCTTCAGGATGTTATGCATGGGAGCTTCGCCGCCATAGTCCATGTTGTTAACGCAGGCCCCGTTGGCCAAGAGCAGGTCCACCAAGTCGGCATTGACGTTCTTACACGCCATATGCAAGGGTGTGTGTTTGTCCTGGTCCACGGTGTGGAGGTCAGCTCCTGCCTTCAGCAACAGCTGGCACACCTTGAAGTAACGCTGGAGGTCTTGCAGCTCCTGCGGCTGAGAGCAGGCGGCGTTCAGCGGTGTGAGACCTTCGTCGTTCTGTTTGTCCACGACGGCCCCGTAGCGTAGGTAAAGCTTGACGTGATCTGGTAGACCATTCCTGGCTGCCACATGTAAAGGGGTGTCGTCTTCATCCACAGTGCGTCCATTGACGGCCCCACCGTACTGAAGGAGATACTTGGCACATCTGTAGGTGGGGGCTGTTTCAATAGGGGGCGGAACTATACATTTGCAAACATGACTGTGTCTTTCTAACTCACTCAAATGATTCAGGAGTCGCGCACAAGTGCAGAGGCATGCGGCCGTCCTCCGAGACGGCATTGGCGTTGGCACCATGAACCAGCAGCATTTTGGTACACTCGGACTCGTAGTTGGCGCAGGACTCGTGCAAGGCGGTGATGCCACCAGGTGCCAAGTCTACACTGGCTCCACGTTGCAGCAGGAATTTTAGGCAGTCCGTAAAGCCTCGTCCGGCTGTGATGTGAAGCGGCGTTGTCAGCTCCTGCTCGTAGGTCAGGCGACCAAAGTCCTGCAAGGAGGAGGAATGACAGGAAACTGTTAAGTCTAAGAATCAAACAAGAGGACAACAAAAACCTACTCAAGCTTCTGTAGTTATATCTGAAGTTCTTCCACTCGTCTATGTTGCTGGTGTCATAAACAGCATCAATCAGGTACACATATTCGTCGTCGTCCGCAATGCTGATCAGGGTCAGCTCGTCACCCACAAGCAGAGAGTTCCAAAACTGCAAGACGCAACCTGAGGCCTTGGCTGTGGCGATCACGTCGTTGCGGAGCATCTTTGACTTGTGCCACTTCACCTTTGGCGCCGCATAGGCCATACTGGGCCTAACTGGTTAGCTTTCTCTAAAGGTTAGGAGCGGGGCTTGTGGGCttatgtgtgtgttgtttgcgCAGACGAGGCTATTTGAGGAGGAGGTCATGTGATATGACCCTGTGAACCTTGCCAGTGCAGACCCCAGCCAATAATGTGTGTAGTGCTTAATAACCAACTGCATTAAACCGACAATTGAATATAGAACTGAAAACTTGTTGACTTTGAGCGACTAGATAAAGAAAAGGGTTTAGATTTGTATGCAATGGATCAGCAACCAGTTACACACAGCAAACACAAGTTTTATTTATGGCATGTGATCGCTTCTAAAAGATATTACCTTGTGATCCCTATCTAAATATAACTCATCGCTGTCAGTACTCGTTAAAGTCAGGTCTCTTGAAAGCACCATTCCCATAAATTAGGAAATGCCACAAAATCCTAATGAGGACAAGATGTCATTTCTTACCCTCCCCCCGGGCAAACCATCGCATCTCTCCGCCCTGCGGCTCTATGATGAGGCTGGCCGTGGATCCTCGGGGAAAGAGGCGCTGCATGGCCTCCAGGTCGCCCGTATACACAGCGTTTTGAATAACCACGTCTCGGCAGAGGGCCGGCCTCAGGGCCGTGCTGGACCTCAGCGGCGCTCTCTCGCATGCTTCCTTCTTCAGCGAATAGCTAAGGAGGTGATGGGAGGCCAAACGCTGCTTGTA is a window encoding:
- the gbx1 gene encoding homeobox protein GBX-1, with the protein product MQRPGGQGTAFSIDSLIGTPQPRPGHLLYTGYPMFMPYRPLVIPQALAHSPLTSGIPPLAPLASFAGRLTNTFCASLGQGVPSMVALTTTMPSFSDPPDTFYPPQELPGPRRSSAGDPGARRQESPHSEELHGREKGSELLNFSESFQTISGETKLYSSDEEKLDLKSAETACSDREDSSVDSENESFSDGNTCGALSQKAKMKVGPHDVLLAGGGGGGGGGSSAGKSRRRRTAFTSEQLLELEKEFHCKKYLSLTERSQIAHALKLSEVQVKIWFQNRRAKWKRIKAGNVNNRSGEPVRNPKIVVPIPVHVNRFAVRSQHQQIEQGSRP
- the asb10 gene encoding LOW QUALITY PROTEIN: ankyrin repeat and SOCS box protein 10 (The sequence of the model RefSeq protein was modified relative to this genomic sequence to represent the inferred CDS: deleted 1 base in 1 codon) codes for the protein MSGGSFVFTSTALRSLRLDEDMLERHRYKQRLASHHLLSYSLKKEACERAPLRSSTALRPALCRDVVIQNAVYTGDLEAMQRLFPRGSTASLIIEPQGGEMRWFARGEGLWSLTYEQELTTPLHITAGRGFTDCLKFLLQRGASVDLAPGGITALHESCANYESECTKMLLVHGANANAVSEDGRMPLHLCATPESFECAKYLLQYGGAVNGRTVDEDDTPLHVAARNGLPDHVKLYLRYGAVVDKQNDEGLTPLNAACSQPQELQDLQRYFKVCQLLLKAGADLHTVDQDKHTPLHMACKNVNADLVDLLLANGACVNNMDYGGEAPMHNILKVVCYKIAHGPERVVRALLNYGSIRVWPGALPMVLKNCAESPRTIEVLLNVYSHLKVNDTWVEAVSPEVFEKHKEFYESIFSLERTPRSLQHLVRCRLRTFLEGRQHKVVPNLDLPTFLKNYLLLDYRGYVH